DNA sequence from the Patescibacteria group bacterium genome:
TGTTGACCCCTCAGTTTTTCCTTTAATGGTTAATGTTACCCAATTAGTATTACCATTGAAACCAACATCGGCTGATTCCGTAGTTGAGCCGACTTGAACCACACCGCTACTATTGTTTATATTTTGGTGATTGGCGGCAAAAATCCCTGAAAAACTAACTGCTGTTATCTCAATTAAATCCTTGTTAAAGGAAAGTTCTGCCTGAACCGCCTCAACTTCTTTATTTTGAGTATCAAGTTTAATAGAAACATCAAATTGGTCACCAATATTTATATTCTTAGATAAGGGATCAAGGTTAAATTTTGCCGCGTAAGCTGATTGGGG
Encoded proteins:
- a CDS encoding cohesin domain-containing protein; the encoded protein is MKKIISFLLTTFFLLFLAFVFPQSAYAAKFNLDPLSKNINIGDQFDVSIKLDTQNKEVEAVQAELSFNKDLIEITAVSFSGIFAANHQNINNSSGVVQVGSTTESADVGFNGNTNWVTLTIKGKTEGST